Proteins from one Prevotella sp. E2-28 genomic window:
- a CDS encoding MFS transporter — protein sequence MMNKRNPWAWIPTLYMAEALPYVAVMTISTIMYKRLGISNTDIALYTGWLYLPWVIKPFWSPFVDLMKTKRWWTIAMQFIIAIGFACIAFSLPTSFFFQLSLAAFWLVAFTSATHDIAADGFYMHALDDHEQSLYVGIRSTFYRIATVAGQGLLVILAGFMEDSTGNIPLSWTVTFGIMSVMFLLLSLYHGFILDKPVSDKPIQGVTVLTVAREFFETFRTFFTKKNALVAILFMLLYRLPEAQLVKLINPFMLDPVDKGGLGLTTGEVGFVYGTVGIVGLTIGGILGGIAAAHGGLKRWLWPMVCAITLPDLVYVYMAYVQPESLGIVNVCIFIEQFGYGFGFTAYMLYLIYFSEGEHKTAHYAMCTGFMALGMMLPGMMAGWLQETIGYRHFFVWTIVCCLATFAICAFLKIDPEFGKKKK from the coding sequence ATGATGAATAAACGTAATCCCTGGGCGTGGATACCAACGCTCTATATGGCAGAGGCGTTGCCATATGTGGCAGTGATGACTATTTCTACTATAATGTATAAGCGACTGGGTATCTCGAACACAGATATCGCGCTTTATACTGGCTGGTTGTATTTACCTTGGGTTATCAAACCGTTCTGGAGTCCTTTCGTGGATCTGATGAAAACCAAGCGCTGGTGGACGATAGCTATGCAGTTTATCATTGCTATTGGTTTTGCCTGTATTGCGTTTTCACTCCCCACATCGTTTTTCTTCCAACTGTCGTTAGCTGCTTTCTGGCTCGTTGCCTTTACGTCTGCCACTCATGATATTGCTGCCGATGGCTTCTATATGCATGCTCTTGATGATCATGAGCAGTCGCTTTATGTGGGTATTCGTAGCACCTTTTACCGTATTGCTACTGTAGCAGGACAGGGACTGTTGGTTATCCTGGCGGGTTTCATGGAAGATTCAACAGGAAATATACCATTGTCATGGACTGTTACTTTTGGCATCATGTCTGTGATGTTCTTGTTATTGTCACTCTATCATGGCTTTATCTTGGACAAACCTGTTTCGGATAAGCCTATTCAGGGCGTAACGGTTCTGACGGTTGCTCGTGAGTTCTTTGAAACTTTCCGCACGTTCTTTACGAAGAAGAATGCATTGGTGGCTATTCTCTTTATGCTGCTTTATCGCTTACCAGAGGCCCAGTTAGTAAAACTTATCAATCCCTTTATGCTTGACCCTGTGGATAAGGGTGGATTGGGACTGACCACAGGCGAAGTTGGCTTTGTATATGGCACCGTAGGTATTGTGGGCTTGACTATTGGTGGTATCCTTGGAGGTATTGCTGCAGCGCATGGCGGATTGAAACGCTGGCTATGGCCAATGGTGTGTGCTATCACGTTGCCCGACTTGGTGTATGTCTATATGGCTTATGTTCAGCCAGAGAGTCTTGGCATCGTGAATGTTTGCATCTTCATAGAACAGTTTGGCTATGGCTTTGGTTTCACGGCCTATATGCTTTATCTGATTTACTTCTCAGAGGGTGAGCATAAAACGGCTCATTATGCGATGTGTACAGGTTTTATGGCATTGGGTATGATGCTGCCTGGTATGATGGCAGGTTGGTTGCAAGAGACCATAGGCTATCGTCATTTCTTTGTGTGGACGATTGTTTGCTGTCTGGCAACATTTGCAATCTGTGCTTTCCTAAAGATAGACCCTGAGTTCGGAAAGAAAAAGAAATGA
- a CDS encoding MFS transporter, with product MMTNGQGSTTIWLSSLYFAKGMPRVVIFVIALLMFRQMGFTITESLCWTSSFYLPWVLKVWWKPFVERTRHYRLWILTTQFFLAVFFALLAFSLSKAWQVVSLLIVVSWLTAFHNVVADEFARLRPLAYRHSVVQELFRKFALIVGQGVLLVLAGNLQVFYRHDMLYAWRVLFYFLSGIFMLLFFWHVWMLPRSRYEEYDTVASQLSESRGWGKGILFLLFYAFAQAMAGKAGILFLIDTFRNGGVGLSPQEFGFVVGIVGIVALTVGGFLGRKAIRRFGLNRCLMPMTLCMLIPCVVYVALSYWQPHSLLVVGLCILAEQLTYGFGFSVYLSYLKRIENREAGKSLMAFSMLSGCLVSGLLLQSLGYNAFFVLSLSLSLLSIFSSLILKKEIRIS from the coding sequence ATGATGACTAACGGGCAGGGAAGTACTACCATTTGGCTATCCTCTTTGTATTTTGCAAAGGGTATGCCACGTGTTGTCATCTTTGTCATTGCCCTACTGATGTTCCGCCAAATGGGATTCACGATAACGGAGAGCCTGTGCTGGACTTCTTCGTTCTATCTTCCATGGGTATTGAAAGTTTGGTGGAAGCCTTTTGTTGAAAGAACGCGGCACTACCGACTCTGGATTCTTACGACGCAGTTCTTTCTGGCTGTATTCTTTGCGCTGCTGGCTTTCTCGTTGTCGAAAGCATGGCAGGTGGTTAGTCTTTTGATTGTTGTCTCTTGGCTCACGGCTTTTCATAATGTTGTAGCAGATGAGTTTGCACGTTTGCGGCCTTTGGCTTATCGCCATTCCGTTGTTCAGGAACTGTTTCGTAAGTTTGCCCTAATAGTAGGGCAGGGAGTACTCTTAGTGTTGGCAGGAAATCTGCAGGTGTTTTATCGTCATGATATGCTTTATGCCTGGCGCGTGCTGTTTTATTTCCTGTCGGGCATCTTCATGCTGCTGTTCTTTTGGCATGTTTGGATGTTGCCGCGTTCCCGATACGAGGAATATGATACAGTTGCTTCACAACTCAGTGAGAGTAGGGGGTGGGGAAAGGGAATCCTGTTCCTGCTGTTTTATGCTTTTGCGCAGGCCATGGCGGGCAAGGCGGGCATCCTTTTCCTGATAGACACTTTCCGCAATGGTGGTGTGGGCTTGTCGCCACAGGAGTTCGGTTTCGTGGTGGGTATCGTGGGCATCGTGGCATTGACTGTAGGTGGTTTCCTTGGCAGGAAGGCCATCCGTCGTTTCGGTCTCAACCGCTGTCTGATGCCAATGACGCTTTGTATGCTCATTCCCTGCGTTGTCTATGTAGCCCTTAGCTATTGGCAGCCCCATTCCCTTTTAGTTGTAGGACTGTGTATATTGGCGGAACAGCTGACCTACGGTTTTGGCTTCTCCGTCTATCTGTCGTATCTGAAACGAATTGAGAATCGTGAGGCGGGAAAATCGCTCATGGCATTTTCCATGTTGTCCGGCTGCCTTGTTTCAGGTCTGTTGCTTCAGTCCCTTGGCTATAATGCCTTCTTCGTCTTGTCGCTGTCACTCTCGCTTCTTTCGATATTTTCATCATTAATACTAAAAAAAGAGATAAGAATTTCTTAA
- the pdxA gene encoding 4-hydroxythreonine-4-phosphate dehydrogenase PdxA yields the protein MEQERKIRVAITHGDTNGVGYEVILKTFSDPTMLELCTPIVYGSPKVAAYHGKTLGIETPFTIIKNAKEAQDGRLNMLSVIDDETKIDLGIATPESGEAAKQAIDKALADYKEGCFDVLVTAPVSKNSIKGFNGHTNYIENALNDGKKGLTILTNDDLRVALVTNNVAIKDIAESITKQKIMEKATIFYQALRRDLRVSSPRIAVLALNPRCGEDGVLGDEEQTVINPAIKELAEQGIQVFGPYAADDFFGRSAYYRFDGVLAMYHDQGQTPFKAVAYENGVRFTTGLQLIRTAPAHGVNFAAAGKNITDEQSLRNAIYVAIDVWRNRQNYDEPLENPLPKLYHEKRDESEKVRFHKKFEGKQEE from the coding sequence ATGGAACAAGAAAGAAAAATACGCGTAGCCATTACGCACGGCGACACTAACGGCGTAGGCTATGAGGTCATACTAAAAACCTTTTCAGACCCCACTATGCTGGAGCTCTGCACACCAATTGTCTATGGTTCACCCAAGGTAGCCGCCTATCACGGCAAGACACTGGGCATCGAGACGCCTTTCACTATCATCAAGAATGCGAAGGAGGCTCAAGACGGTAGGCTGAACATGCTTTCAGTGATTGACGACGAGACGAAGATAGACCTTGGCATTGCTACGCCAGAATCAGGTGAGGCTGCTAAACAGGCTATCGACAAGGCCTTAGCAGATTATAAGGAGGGCTGTTTCGATGTTCTCGTTACGGCTCCCGTCAGCAAAAACAGCATCAAAGGCTTCAACGGCCATACTAATTATATTGAGAACGCACTCAACGACGGCAAGAAAGGTCTCACCATTCTGACCAACGACGACCTGCGCGTGGCACTGGTGACCAACAATGTTGCCATTAAGGATATCGCAGAGTCAATCACTAAGCAGAAGATTATGGAGAAAGCCACCATCTTCTATCAGGCTCTGCGTCGTGACCTCCGCGTAAGCAGTCCCCGAATTGCCGTTCTAGCATTAAATCCCCGCTGCGGTGAGGATGGTGTATTGGGCGATGAGGAACAGACCGTTATCAATCCTGCTATCAAGGAACTGGCCGAACAAGGCATACAGGTATTCGGTCCCTATGCTGCTGATGATTTCTTCGGACGTAGTGCCTATTATCGTTTCGATGGTGTGCTGGCTATGTACCACGACCAGGGACAGACACCTTTCAAAGCTGTGGCTTATGAAAATGGTGTACGTTTCACCACTGGCCTACAACTGATTCGTACAGCTCCTGCTCATGGTGTCAATTTCGCCGCTGCAGGTAAAAATATCACCGACGAGCAGTCACTGCGTAACGCTATCTACGTGGCTATCGACGTATGGCGCAACCGTCAGAACTACGACGAACCTTTAGAAAACCCACTGCCAAAGCTCTATCACGAGAAGCGTGATGAGAGTGAAAAAGTGCGTTTCCACAAGAAGTTCGAAGGCAAGCAGGAGGAATAG
- the rlmN gene encoding 23S rRNA (adenine(2503)-C(2))-methyltransferase RlmN, which translates to METSANNNKISKKRLLGLTTAELKQVAQELGMPAFTGGQIAKWLYEKGVMSIDEMTNLSKANRERLAAEYCVGAMPPIDCQKSVDGTIKYLFPVITTGQSGNSGLFVETVFIPDGDRATLCVSSQVGCKMNCLFCQTGKQGFEGNLTAADIQNQIYALPERDLLTNVVFMGQGEPMDNLDNVLKATEILTAADGYAWSPKRITVSSVGVKNKLKRFLDESQCHVAISMHSPLHDQRLSLMPAEKAMNISDVVELLKQYDFTHQRRCSFEYICFSGLNDTLEHGREIVRLVKGLECRVNLIRFHQIPDVNLPGADLNRMEQLRDYLTANGVFTTIRASRGQDIFAACGLLSTEKKKTQNTH; encoded by the coding sequence ATGGAAACATCGGCCAACAATAACAAGATAAGCAAGAAGAGACTACTGGGTCTGACTACTGCGGAACTAAAACAGGTTGCGCAGGAGTTGGGGATGCCCGCCTTTACTGGCGGACAAATAGCCAAGTGGCTTTACGAGAAAGGCGTGATGAGCATTGACGAAATGACCAATCTCTCAAAAGCTAATCGCGAACGCCTTGCTGCGGAGTATTGTGTAGGTGCCATGCCCCCTATCGACTGCCAGAAAAGCGTAGATGGTACTATTAAGTACCTTTTCCCCGTAATAACGACCGGACAATCCGGAAATTCCGGGCTATTCGTTGAGACCGTCTTTATTCCTGATGGCGACCGTGCTACGCTCTGCGTATCTAGTCAGGTGGGCTGTAAGATGAACTGTCTGTTCTGTCAAACGGGCAAGCAGGGATTTGAAGGTAACCTCACAGCAGCCGATATCCAGAACCAAATCTACGCCCTACCCGAGCGTGATTTGTTGACCAACGTGGTATTCATGGGGCAAGGCGAGCCTATGGATAATCTGGACAATGTTCTGAAAGCCACGGAGATTCTTACGGCTGCCGATGGTTATGCCTGGAGTCCTAAGCGTATCACGGTGAGTAGCGTGGGCGTGAAGAATAAGCTCAAGCGATTCCTTGATGAGAGCCAGTGTCATGTAGCCATCTCTATGCACTCACCTCTGCACGACCAGCGCTTGTCACTGATGCCTGCCGAGAAAGCGATGAATATCAGTGATGTGGTAGAATTGCTAAAGCAGTACGACTTCACCCATCAGCGCCGCTGTTCGTTCGAATACATCTGTTTCAGCGGACTCAACGACACGTTAGAGCACGGCAGGGAGATTGTACGACTAGTGAAAGGTCTGGAATGTCGCGTCAACCTGATTCGCTTCCATCAGATTCCTGATGTAAATCTGCCTGGAGCTGATCTGAATCGTATGGAGCAATTGCGCGACTACCTCACAGCCAATGGTGTGTTTACTACCATCCGTGCCAGCAGAGGACAAGACATCTTCGCAGCATGCGGCCTCCTCAGCACCGAGAAAAAGAAAACCCAAAATACCCATTAG
- the epsC gene encoding serine O-acetyltransferase EpsC — MEQDKLNEVLQRNVAKLSKLSERERDMMPAGTAPMPSVEEVRRIVSLCKDIIFTDYFHKRQSDEKMRSYHIGVSMDELYNLLKRQIARGMQFCEDCDCSEEQILSSAEKLALQFIDQLPEVKRLLYTDVEAMFQSDPAATNYGEVIYCYPVMNTMTHYRIAHVLHLMQVPVIPRIITELAHSRTGIDIHPGAKIGEYFAIDHGTGVVIGETAIIGNHVTLYQGVTLGAKSFRYDENGNMLNIPRHPIIEDHVTVYSNASILGRITIGHHSIIGGNIWVTNDVPPYSRIQQSKAVDLSFQGGLGI, encoded by the coding sequence ATGGAACAGGACAAACTGAACGAGGTGCTACAGAGAAACGTAGCCAAACTGTCGAAGCTATCGGAGCGCGAGCGTGACATGATGCCCGCAGGAACAGCGCCGATGCCAAGTGTAGAAGAGGTAAGACGTATTGTGAGTCTGTGTAAGGACATCATCTTCACCGACTATTTCCACAAGCGTCAGAGTGACGAGAAGATGCGCTCTTACCATATCGGCGTGAGCATGGATGAGCTCTACAACCTGCTGAAGCGCCAGATAGCACGTGGTATGCAGTTTTGTGAGGATTGTGACTGTTCCGAGGAGCAGATTCTTAGTTCTGCAGAAAAGCTGGCTTTGCAGTTCATTGACCAGTTGCCCGAGGTGAAGCGTCTGCTCTATACTGATGTGGAGGCGATGTTCCAGAGTGACCCCGCAGCCACCAACTATGGTGAGGTAATATACTGTTATCCTGTGATGAACACGATGACCCACTATCGTATTGCGCATGTGCTGCACCTGATGCAGGTACCCGTCATCCCCCGTATCATCACGGAGCTGGCTCACTCAAGAACTGGTATTGATATCCACCCAGGTGCAAAGATTGGCGAATACTTCGCTATTGACCACGGCACGGGTGTGGTGATTGGTGAGACTGCTATCATCGGCAATCACGTGACGCTGTATCAGGGTGTGACACTGGGTGCCAAGAGCTTCCGCTATGACGAGAACGGCAACATGCTGAACATTCCTCGTCACCCCATCATCGAGGATCATGTCACCGTTTATTCAAATGCTTCTATCCTGGGACGTATCACTATTGGTCACCACTCTATCATCGGTGGTAACATCTGGGTGACAAACGACGTACCGCCCTACTCTCGCATACAGCAAAGCAAAGCCGTGGATTTATCGTTTCAAGGAGGACTGGGAATTTAG
- a CDS encoding DUF4922 domain-containing protein has product MKEHIDIFLPRIEERQAESLKVNLMTSTLVQNVWFVDGLRSSESLLAIASQSVSPYVALVVKDASLELGQGALERMVQVASDSGASMVYADHYEKKEVNGEWSVERHPAIDYQLGSVRDDFDFGSLWLVRGDMLRQWAHELTAKYQYGGLYDLRLYLSRQGQLLHLNELLYTEVERDTRASGEKQFDYVNPANREVQIEMEQVATRHLETIGALVDTTALVDVDFDEQPFELEASVIIPVYNRAKTIADAVKSALQQETKFKYNVIVVDNHSTDGTSDILSEMLLNYENKLHVITPERTDLGIGGCWNMAINDTHCGRFAVQLDSDDLYSSPKTLQTIVDAFYKQKAAMIVGSYRMCDFDLNTLPPGLIAHKEWTDENGPNNALRINGLGAPRAFFTPLLRQVQLPNTSYGEDYAMGLWFSRNYRIGRIYDELYLCRRWGGNSDAALSVEKVNANNLYKDRLRTLEIKARQAKNAHRSSLIIPEPSSSTRNFFHLSPLDRFFDRQLTLWGETRERYRELSHVETRELNVGTSTFEVQFNPARIRSTGATISKEAVAARPCFLCKKNRPQEQLTKIQDVDYELLVNPYPILPMHFTIPARRHHPQQIRGMYGEMIQLLSHYPELMVFYNGPLCGASAPDHAHLQAGTSGILPLQKEWQRLSRNLTEVARRGDDATLCVVEDYPCPALVIRARNRRSSERMFASLYHALPKMADQLEPMMNIVAWRGDDEFISVVFPRKKHRPDRYYKTGEEQLLISPGALDMAGYLITPRREDFEHITPEAAEAILKECALSADEFETLKERLSKTVVNVKRISSMGEEPQVTVGIVSAQKIVFCLNGDYTAKGETITGEQTVELAEGGLLWRGQNYRELRFLPQDADVSFTLRDVTIGVGFHWERQEEQTFRGTLRLVVEADKVLAINELPVEQYLESVISSEMSATSSPELLKAHAVISRSWVLYQIKKRTEVGDRKDNNFFSFVKKEDELLRWYDREDHTLFDVCADDHCQRYQGITRASSPAVAEAIKATRGQVLTYENELCDARFSKCCGGQTEEFQYCWENIKKPYLVSVSDPFCHTSDKRILSQVLNDYDQETPDFYEWRVEYTQEELSELVNRKTKLDLGDIVDLVPLDRGMSGRIWRLQLVGTKRSFTIGKELEIRRALSETHLYSSAFKVEKRDGRFIIKGRGWGHGVGLCQIGAAVMGEKGYDYDDILLYYYRGAEIKQEY; this is encoded by the coding sequence ATGAAAGAACACATAGATATTTTTCTGCCTCGGATAGAAGAACGTCAGGCAGAAAGCCTCAAGGTTAACTTGATGACTAGCACGCTGGTGCAAAACGTGTGGTTTGTTGATGGTTTGCGCTCAAGTGAGTCGCTATTAGCCATTGCCTCTCAGTCAGTATCGCCGTATGTGGCATTGGTCGTGAAAGATGCTTCGCTGGAATTAGGCCAAGGGGCTCTGGAACGTATGGTGCAGGTTGCCAGTGATAGTGGTGCCTCGATGGTCTATGCCGACCATTATGAGAAGAAGGAAGTGAACGGCGAATGGAGTGTGGAGCGTCATCCGGCTATTGATTATCAGTTGGGCTCTGTGCGTGATGATTTCGATTTCGGTTCGCTTTGGCTGGTACGTGGCGATATGTTGCGTCAATGGGCACATGAATTAACGGCGAAATATCAATATGGCGGACTCTATGACTTACGCCTTTATCTGAGTCGTCAGGGACAGTTGCTTCATCTGAATGAATTGCTCTATACAGAGGTGGAACGCGACACCCGTGCATCAGGCGAAAAGCAGTTTGATTATGTGAACCCAGCTAACCGTGAGGTGCAGATTGAGATGGAACAGGTGGCTACACGTCATTTGGAGACTATCGGTGCATTGGTTGATACAACGGCTTTGGTTGATGTGGATTTCGACGAGCAGCCTTTTGAACTGGAGGCTTCTGTCATCATTCCTGTCTATAATCGCGCCAAGACGATTGCCGATGCCGTGAAGAGTGCCTTGCAGCAGGAAACAAAGTTCAAGTATAATGTCATCGTAGTAGATAATCATTCTACTGACGGCACCTCGGATATTCTGTCAGAGATGTTGTTGAACTATGAGAACAAACTTCACGTCATCACTCCTGAACGTACAGATCTGGGCATTGGCGGTTGCTGGAATATGGCTATCAACGATACCCACTGCGGACGTTTTGCTGTGCAGCTGGATAGTGACGATCTGTATTCTTCTCCTAAGACACTTCAGACCATTGTTGATGCTTTCTATAAACAGAAGGCAGCGATGATTGTAGGCTCTTATCGTATGTGTGATTTCGACCTGAATACCTTGCCGCCAGGACTCATTGCCCATAAGGAATGGACTGATGAGAACGGGCCTAATAACGCATTGCGTATCAACGGACTTGGCGCACCGAGAGCTTTCTTTACACCTTTACTCCGTCAGGTACAGTTGCCAAACACTAGTTATGGTGAGGATTATGCAATGGGACTTTGGTTCTCGCGTAATTATCGCATTGGTCGTATCTATGATGAACTCTACCTTTGTCGCCGATGGGGTGGTAATAGTGATGCTGCCCTCTCTGTGGAAAAGGTGAATGCCAATAACTTGTATAAAGATCGTCTGCGCACATTGGAAATCAAGGCGCGTCAGGCAAAGAACGCTCATCGTTCGTCGCTGATTATTCCTGAGCCAAGCTCATCTACCCGTAACTTTTTCCACCTTTCTCCCCTGGATCGCTTTTTCGATCGCCAGTTGACATTGTGGGGGGAGACGCGTGAACGTTATCGCGAGTTGAGTCATGTGGAGACACGTGAGTTGAACGTGGGTACTTCAACCTTTGAGGTGCAGTTCAATCCTGCCCGCATTCGTTCAACGGGAGCTACGATAAGCAAGGAGGCTGTTGCAGCCCGTCCCTGTTTCCTGTGTAAGAAGAACCGTCCGCAGGAGCAGTTGACAAAGATTCAGGATGTGGATTATGAGTTGCTGGTCAACCCATATCCAATCTTACCGATGCATTTCACCATTCCGGCCCGTCGTCATCATCCGCAGCAGATTCGCGGTATGTATGGCGAGATGATTCAGTTGTTGAGTCATTATCCGGAGTTGATGGTATTCTATAATGGTCCGCTCTGTGGCGCTTCGGCTCCTGATCATGCTCATTTGCAGGCAGGAACCTCAGGCATTCTTCCTCTTCAGAAAGAGTGGCAACGCCTGTCGCGTAACCTCACAGAGGTGGCTCGTCGTGGTGATGATGCCACACTGTGCGTTGTTGAGGATTATCCTTGTCCTGCTTTGGTCATCAGAGCTCGCAACCGTCGTAGCAGTGAGCGTATGTTTGCTTCACTCTATCATGCATTGCCCAAGATGGCAGACCAGTTGGAACCTATGATGAATATTGTAGCATGGCGTGGGGATGATGAGTTTATCTCTGTGGTGTTCCCCAGAAAGAAGCATCGTCCTGACCGTTATTACAAGACTGGCGAGGAACAGTTGCTGATAAGTCCGGGTGCCTTGGATATGGCAGGCTATCTGATAACACCACGTCGTGAGGATTTTGAGCATATTACCCCAGAAGCAGCAGAAGCAATACTGAAAGAGTGCGCCTTGTCTGCTGATGAGTTTGAAACGCTGAAAGAGCGTCTTTCAAAAACGGTGGTTAATGTGAAGCGTATTTCGTCTATGGGCGAAGAACCCCAAGTTACTGTGGGTATTGTAAGTGCACAGAAAATCGTGTTCTGCCTGAATGGTGATTATACGGCTAAGGGTGAGACGATCACAGGAGAGCAGACCGTAGAACTGGCTGAGGGCGGATTGCTCTGGCGCGGACAGAACTATCGCGAACTGCGTTTCCTGCCTCAAGATGCTGATGTGTCGTTCACACTTCGTGATGTTACGATTGGTGTGGGCTTCCACTGGGAACGTCAGGAGGAACAGACCTTCCGTGGTACGCTTCGTTTGGTCGTTGAGGCTGATAAGGTGCTGGCTATCAATGAATTGCCTGTAGAGCAGTATCTGGAAAGCGTTATCTCTAGTGAGATGAGTGCCACCTCTTCGCCAGAACTATTAAAGGCACATGCAGTTATCTCGCGTTCATGGGTACTCTATCAGATAAAGAAACGTACGGAAGTTGGCGATCGTAAGGACAATAATTTCTTCTCGTTTGTGAAGAAGGAGGACGAACTGCTGCGCTGGTACGACCGTGAAGACCATACGCTGTTTGATGTCTGTGCCGACGACCATTGCCAGCGTTATCAGGGTATCACCCGTGCCTCGTCGCCTGCTGTGGCTGAGGCTATCAAGGCTACACGCGGTCAGGTGCTGACGTATGAAAATGAGCTCTGTGATGCCCGCTTCTCAAAATGCTGTGGTGGTCAGACTGAGGAGTTCCAGTATTGCTGGGAGAATATCAAGAAACCTTATCTGGTGTCGGTCAGCGACCCGTTCTGTCATACGAGCGACAAGCGTATCCTGTCTCAGGTACTTAACGACTATGATCAGGAGACGCCTGACTTCTACGAGTGGCGTGTGGAATATACGCAGGAGGAACTCTCGGAACTTGTTAATCGTAAGACAAAGCTCGACCTGGGTGATATTGTGGACCTTGTGCCACTGGATCGTGGTATGAGTGGACGTATTTGGCGTTTGCAACTCGTAGGTACCAAGCGTTCGTTCACCATTGGTAAGGAACTGGAGATTCGTCGCGCGCTGAGTGAGACCCATCTTTACAGTAGTGCCTTTAAGGTAGAGAAACGTGACGGACGCTTCATTATCAAGGGTCGCGGATGGGGTCACGGTGTGGGCCTCTGTCAGATTGGTGCTGCCGTGATGGGTGAAAAAGGTTATGATTACGATGATATCCTCCTATATTATTATAGAGGTGCAGAAATAAAACAAGAATACTAA